A window of the Bacteroides thetaiotaomicron VPI-5482 genome harbors these coding sequences:
- the mfd gene encoding transcription-repair coupling factor has protein sequence MTITELQQQYAAHPNTAVMERLLKDASVQTIFCGGLCASSASLFSSVLVKQDVCPFVFVLGDLEEAGYFYHDLTQVLGTEKVFFFPSSFRRSIKYGQKDAANEILRTEVLSRLQKGEEGLCIVTYPDALAEKVVSRKELSDKTLKLNVGEKLDTTFITDVLHSYGFEYVDYVYEPGQYAVRGSIIDVFSFASEYPYRIDFFGDEVESIRTFEVESQLSRERKEGVAIVPDLAVTGDVTTSFLDFIPKETVLAMRDFLWLRERIQVVHDEALTPQAIAVQEAEENGGITLEGKLIDGSEFTVRALDFRRMEFGNKPTGTPDAKISFHTSVQPIFHKNFDLVAGSFKDYLEQGYSLYICSDSTKQTDRIRAIFEDRGDKIQFTPVVRTIHEGFVDHTLHLCIFTDHQLFDRFHKYNLKSDKARSGKVALSLKELNQFTPGDYVVHTDHGIGRFSGLVRIPNGDTTQEVLKLVFQNEDVVFVSIHSLHKVSKYKGKDGEAPRLNKLGTGAWEKLKDRTKAKIKDIARDLIKLYSQRRQEKGFSYSPDSFLQRELEASFIYEDTPDQSKATMEVKADMESDRPMDRLVCGDVGFGKTEVAIRAAFKAVADNKQVAVLVPTTVLAYQHFQTFRERLKGLPCRVEYLSRARTAAQSKAVLKGLKEGEVSILIGTHRILGKDVQFKDLGLLIIDEEQKFGVSVKEKLRQLKVNVDTLTMTATPIPRTLQFSLMGARDLSVISTPPPNRYPIQTEVHTFNEEVITDAINFEMSRNGQVFFVNNRIANLPELKVMIERHIPDCRVAIGHGQMEPTQLEQIIFDFVNYDYDVLLATTIIESGIDIPNANTIIINQAQNFGLSDLHQMRGRVGRSNKKAFCYLLAPPLSSLTAEGKRRLQAIENFSDLGSGIHIAMQDLDIRGAGNLLGAEQSGFIADLGYETYQKILAEAVHELRNDEFAELYADEIKGEGQISGEEFVDECQIESDLELLLPATYVTGSSERMLLYRELDGLTLDKDVDAFRFRLEDRFGPVPPETQELLRIVPLRRLAARLGVEKVFLKGGRMTLFFVSNADSPFYQSQAFGKMIDYMMKYTRRCDLREQNGRRSMLIKDVTNVETAVSVLQEIVALPVKELDDH, from the coding sequence ATGACAATAACTGAGTTGCAACAACAATATGCCGCTCATCCTAATACGGCAGTCATGGAACGACTGCTGAAGGATGCGTCCGTTCAAACTATTTTTTGCGGGGGCTTATGTGCTTCTTCCGCTTCTCTTTTCTCTTCTGTATTGGTGAAACAAGATGTGTGTCCGTTTGTCTTTGTACTGGGAGACCTGGAAGAGGCGGGCTATTTTTATCATGACCTGACACAAGTGCTGGGAACAGAGAAAGTGTTTTTCTTCCCGTCTTCATTCCGCCGTTCCATCAAGTACGGACAAAAGGATGCGGCCAACGAGATTCTGCGTACAGAAGTACTGAGCCGGTTGCAGAAAGGAGAAGAAGGCTTGTGCATCGTTACTTATCCGGATGCGCTGGCAGAGAAAGTGGTATCCCGCAAGGAGTTGAGCGATAAGACCTTGAAACTGAATGTGGGAGAGAAGCTGGACACGACCTTTATCACAGACGTGCTGCATAGCTACGGTTTCGAATATGTGGATTATGTGTACGAGCCGGGACAATATGCCGTTCGGGGTAGTATCATTGACGTCTTTTCGTTTGCTTCGGAATATCCTTATCGTATTGACTTTTTCGGAGACGAAGTAGAGAGTATCCGTACATTTGAAGTAGAGTCGCAGTTGTCCCGTGAGAGGAAAGAGGGAGTGGCTATAGTCCCTGACCTGGCAGTGACGGGAGATGTGACAACTTCTTTTCTTGATTTCATTCCTAAAGAAACCGTTTTGGCGATGCGTGACTTTCTTTGGTTGCGCGAGCGTATCCAGGTAGTGCACGATGAGGCTTTGACGCCACAGGCTATTGCCGTGCAGGAAGCCGAAGAAAATGGAGGTATTACGCTGGAAGGCAAGCTGATTGACGGTAGTGAATTTACGGTACGTGCTCTTGATTTCCGCCGGATGGAATTTGGGAATAAGCCGACCGGTACGCCGGATGCAAAGATCTCTTTCCATACTTCCGTACAACCTATTTTTCATAAGAACTTTGATCTGGTGGCCGGTTCTTTCAAGGACTACCTTGAACAGGGATATTCACTTTATATCTGTAGCGACAGTACCAAGCAGACCGACCGTATCAGAGCCATTTTTGAAGACCGGGGAGATAAGATTCAGTTTACTCCTGTAGTACGTACGATACATGAAGGCTTTGTGGATCATACGCTGCATCTGTGTATTTTTACGGATCATCAGCTGTTCGACCGTTTCCATAAGTACAACTTGAAAAGTGACAAGGCCCGTTCGGGTAAGGTCGCTCTGTCCCTCAAAGAATTGAATCAGTTTACTCCGGGTGATTATGTGGTTCACACGGATCATGGTATCGGTCGTTTCTCCGGTTTGGTACGCATTCCGAATGGAGATACTACGCAGGAAGTGCTGAAACTTGTCTTTCAGAATGAGGATGTCGTGTTCGTTTCCATTCATTCCCTTCATAAAGTTTCCAAATATAAAGGTAAGGACGGAGAAGCTCCGCGACTGAACAAACTGGGTACCGGTGCCTGGGAGAAACTGAAAGACCGTACGAAGGCGAAAATTAAAGATATTGCCCGCGACCTCATTAAACTATATTCGCAGCGCCGTCAGGAAAAGGGTTTCTCTTACAGCCCCGACAGCTTCTTGCAGCGTGAACTGGAAGCCTCCTTTATCTATGAAGATACGCCCGACCAAAGTAAGGCAACGATGGAGGTGAAGGCCGATATGGAAAGCGACCGTCCGATGGATCGCTTGGTGTGCGGAGATGTGGGTTTTGGAAAGACAGAAGTAGCAATCCGTGCAGCGTTCAAAGCCGTAGCCGATAATAAACAGGTGGCGGTCCTTGTGCCGACGACCGTCCTTGCCTATCAGCATTTCCAGACATTCCGCGAACGTTTGAAGGGTCTGCCCTGCCGGGTAGAATATTTGAGCCGTGCCCGTACGGCAGCTCAGTCCAAAGCCGTATTGAAAGGACTGAAGGAAGGAGAAGTCAGTATTCTTATCGGCACCCACCGTATTTTAGGAAAAGATGTTCAGTTTAAAGATTTAGGCTTGCTGATCATTGATGAAGAGCAGAAATTCGGAGTCTCTGTGAAGGAGAAGCTGCGACAGCTAAAGGTGAATGTGGATACATTGACCATGACTGCCACACCGATTCCACGTACGCTTCAGTTCTCGCTGATGGGAGCCCGCGACTTGAGTGTAATCTCTACGCCTCCGCCTAACCGCTATCCGATTCAGACAGAAGTACATACCTTCAATGAGGAAGTGATTACGGACGCGATTAATTTTGAGATGAGCCGCAACGGTCAGGTTTTCTTTGTCAACAACCGGATTGCGAACCTTCCGGAACTGAAAGTGATGATCGAACGTCATATTCCCGATTGCCGTGTTGCCATCGGGCATGGACAGATGGAACCCACACAACTGGAACAGATCATTTTTGACTTTGTCAATTATGACTATGATGTGCTTTTGGCGACTACTATCATAGAGAGCGGTATCGATATTCCGAATGCCAATACGATCATTATCAACCAAGCGCAGAACTTTGGTCTGAGTGACCTCCATCAGATGCGTGGACGGGTAGGACGCAGTAACAAAAAGGCTTTCTGCTATCTGCTGGCGCCTCCGTTGAGCAGTCTGACGGCAGAAGGAAAACGACGCTTGCAGGCGATTGAGAACTTCAGTGATTTGGGGAGTGGCATCCATATCGCTATGCAGGATTTGGATATACGTGGAGCCGGAAACCTGCTTGGAGCAGAACAGAGTGGCTTCATTGCCGATCTGGGGTACGAAACGTATCAGAAGATACTTGCCGAAGCAGTTCATGAACTGAGGAATGATGAGTTTGCAGAATTGTATGCAGATGAAATAAAGGGAGAAGGTCAGATCAGTGGAGAAGAATTTGTAGACGAATGTCAGATAGAAAGCGATCTTGAACTTCTGTTGCCGGCCACCTATGTGACGGGCAGCAGCGAGCGTATGTTGCTTTACCGCGAACTGGACGGACTGACGCTGGATAAAGACGTGGATGCCTTCCGTTTCCGCCTGGAAGACCGCTTCGGACCTGTTCCGCCGGAAACGCAGGAATTGCTTCGCATCGTTCCCCTCCGTCGCTTGGCGGCGCGACTGGGAGTGGAGAAGGTTTTCTTGAAGGGCGGACGTATGACGCTATTCTTTGTTTCCAATGCGGATAGTCCGTTCTATCAGAGTCAGGCGTTTGGCAAAATGATAGATTACATGATGAAATATACCCGTCGCTGTGACCTGCGTGAGCAGAACGGCCGACGGAGTATGCTGATAAAGGATGTGACTAATGTGGAAACTGCCGTTAGTGTGTTGCAGGAGATTGTAGCGTTGCCGGTGAAAGAACTGGATGATCATTAA
- a CDS encoding YgiQ family radical SAM protein, whose amino-acid sequence MKEYRLTDWLPTTKKEVELRGWDELDVILFSGDAYVDHPSFGAAVIGRILEAEGLKVAIIPQPNWRDDLRDFRKLGRPRLFFGISAGSMDSMVNKYTANKRLRSEDAYTPDGRPDMRPEYPSIVYSQILKRLYPDVPVILGSIEASLRRLSHYDYWQDKVQKSILCDSGADLLIYGMGEKPIVELTRKMKELLPAEDASLTAGELKKIAGTIPQTAYLCRATEWTPAADDIQLYSHEECLADKKKQASNFRHIEEESNKYAASRITQEVDNKVVVVNPPYPPMSQEELDHSYDLPYTRLPHPKYKGKRIPAYDMIKFSVNIHRGCFGGCAFCTISAHQGKFIVSRSKKSILNEVKEVMQLPDFKGYLSDLGGPSANMYQMKGKDEAICKKCKRPSCIHPKVCPNLNSDHCPLLDIYKAVDAIPGIKKSFIGSGVRYDLLLHQSKDAATNRSTAEYTRELIVNHVSGRLKVAPEHTSDRVLSIMRKPSFEQFETFKKIFDRINREENLRQQLIPYFISSHPGCKEEDMAELAVITKRLDFHLEQVQDFTPTPMTVATEAWYSGFHPYTLEPVFSAKTQREKLAQRQFFFWYKPEERKNILNELRRIGRQDLIDKLYGKRNK is encoded by the coding sequence ATGAAAGAATATCGATTGACCGATTGGTTACCTACCACCAAGAAAGAAGTGGAACTCCGCGGATGGGATGAACTGGATGTCATTCTTTTCAGCGGTGATGCTTACGTAGACCATCCCTCATTTGGCGCTGCCGTCATCGGACGTATCCTCGAAGCGGAAGGTTTGAAAGTTGCGATCATCCCCCAGCCCAACTGGCGTGATGACCTGCGTGACTTCAGAAAGCTGGGTCGTCCCCGATTATTCTTCGGCATCTCTGCCGGAAGTATGGACTCGATGGTTAACAAATACACTGCCAACAAGCGTCTGCGCAGTGAGGATGCGTACACTCCGGACGGCCGTCCGGATATGCGTCCGGAGTATCCTTCCATCGTATACAGTCAGATTCTAAAAAGACTCTATCCGGACGTTCCTGTTATATTAGGAAGTATTGAAGCGAGTTTGCGCCGTCTGAGTCATTATGATTACTGGCAGGATAAAGTTCAGAAAAGTATCTTATGCGATAGTGGCGCAGACTTGCTGATCTATGGTATGGGAGAAAAGCCGATTGTAGAACTAACCCGGAAAATGAAGGAACTGCTTCCTGCGGAGGATGCTTCATTGACAGCCGGTGAACTCAAGAAAATAGCGGGAACTATCCCTCAGACAGCCTATCTCTGCCGTGCGACAGAGTGGACTCCTGCCGCAGACGATATTCAGCTTTACTCACATGAAGAGTGTCTGGCTGACAAAAAGAAACAGGCCAGCAATTTCCGGCACATCGAAGAAGAATCCAATAAATATGCGGCTTCCCGTATCACACAAGAGGTAGATAATAAAGTGGTCGTTGTCAATCCTCCTTATCCTCCGATGAGCCAGGAAGAGCTTGACCATTCGTACGATCTGCCCTATACCCGCCTTCCCCATCCTAAATACAAAGGAAAGCGGATTCCCGCATATGATATGATAAAGTTCTCCGTCAACATCCATCGGGGATGCTTCGGCGGTTGTGCATTCTGCACCATTTCCGCACATCAGGGGAAGTTTATCGTCAGCCGCAGCAAGAAGTCTATCTTGAATGAAGTAAAGGAGGTGATGCAGTTGCCCGACTTCAAAGGGTATTTAAGTGACCTTGGAGGCCCTTCCGCCAATATGTATCAGATGAAGGGTAAAGATGAAGCAATATGCAAAAAGTGCAAACGCCCGTCATGTATTCATCCCAAAGTGTGCCCGAATCTTAATTCAGACCACTGCCCGTTATTGGATATATATAAAGCGGTAGATGCCATCCCCGGCATAAAAAAATCATTTATCGGCAGTGGAGTGCGCTACGACTTATTGCTCCATCAGAGTAAAGACGCCGCCACCAATCGCAGCACGGCTGAATACACACGCGAGTTGATTGTCAATCATGTGAGCGGACGATTGAAAGTAGCTCCAGAGCATACCAGCGACCGGGTGTTATCCATCATGCGCAAACCTTCATTCGAACAGTTTGAAACTTTCAAAAAAATATTCGACCGTATCAACCGGGAAGAGAATCTACGTCAGCAACTTATACCGTACTTTATCTCTTCGCACCCCGGCTGCAAGGAAGAAGACATGGCGGAACTGGCTGTTATCACCAAGCGGCTGGACTTTCATCTGGAGCAAGTGCAGGACTTTACCCCTACTCCGATGACTGTAGCCACCGAAGCATGGTACAGCGGATTTCATCCCTATACACTGGAACCTGTATTCAGTGCCAAAACACAACGGGAGAAACTGGCACAACGACAATTCTTCTTCTGGTATAAGCCGGAAGAACGAAAGAATATTCTGAATGAGTTAAGACGTATCGGCCGACAGGATCTGATAGACAAGTTATACGGAAAGAGAAACAAATGA
- a CDS encoding sulfurtransferase TusA family protein, translated as MITVDTCGTTAYSPLIPAIKAICEAPFGETLEIIMNHADAFQDLKEYLSEQSIGFREIYDGEQMTLQFTINEKF; from the coding sequence ATGATTACGGTAGATACCTGCGGAACAACAGCTTACAGTCCTTTGATTCCTGCAATCAAAGCTATATGCGAGGCTCCTTTCGGTGAAACGCTCGAAATTATCATGAATCATGCAGATGCTTTCCAAGACTTAAAGGAATATCTTTCCGAGCAAAGCATCGGTTTTCGTGAAATCTATGACGGAGAGCAAATGACATTGCAATTTACAATCAATGAGAAGTTTTAA
- a CDS encoding xanthan lyase: MKKIIVFLLCLTMGTSLLFAQDIERNIKERLTDYFAKYTATAKISTPKLNSFDIDYDRRTIQIYASESFAYQPFLPETVETIYNQMKELLPGPVNYYQITIYADGKPIEELVPNLYRSKKKDKERMALNTEYKGAPWVKNTSRPNEISRGLQDRHIALWQSHGNYYKNDKGEWGWQRPRLFCTTEDMFTQSFILPYVIPMLENAGAIVYTPRERDTQKNEIIVDNDTPNASLYLEVGSKKARWTTTSVKGFAQKKAIYKDGENPFTDGTSRYIQTEKKKKKNKDQAFAEWVPTLPATGKYAVYVSYQTLPNSVSDAKYLVFHNGGVTEFKVNQKIGGGTWVYLGTFEFDKGNNDYGMVVLSNESSEHGVVCADAVRFGGGMGNISRGGKISGLPRYLEGARYSSQWAGMPYDVYAGRKGENDYTDDINTRSNTINYLSGGSVYNPGQTGLGVPLEMTMALHSDAGCSKDDEIIGSLGIYTTDFNNGKLNSGMDRYASRDLADILLTQIQKDIRTNYNLPWTRRSMWNRNYSETRLPATPSTIIELLSHQNFADMQLGHNPNFKFTVGRAIYKGILQFINSQHGKDYVVQPLPVSNFAIHFGKKKNTLELTWKGEDDPLEPTARPREYMVYTRIGYGGFDNGTLVSKPYYSVKVEPGLVYSFKVTAVNRGGESFPSEILSAYKAKRERERILIINGFDRISGPAVINTPDKAGFDLEQDPGVPYLSNISFCGAQSGFNRSQAGKEGEGSLGHSGRELEGMEIAGNTFDYPFIHGKAIQAAGKYSFVSCSDEAVENGIVTLEDYPIVDYILGLEKEDPIAKAYYKTFSSPMQRLITSYCQSGGHLFVSGAYVGSDMSGTQGNREFTEKVLKYGYQNSLTDKSSGQINGLGRSITIPRLPNETSYAVTAPDCIVPVAPAFPVFTYARGNQSAGIAYKGADYRTFVLGFPFESIQSETDRASIMAGILGFFTQK; the protein is encoded by the coding sequence ATGAAAAAAATAATAGTCTTTCTTCTGTGCCTGACAATGGGCACCAGTCTTCTCTTCGCTCAGGACATTGAGAGAAATATAAAAGAGCGGTTAACGGATTACTTTGCCAAATACACAGCGACAGCTAAAATCAGTACACCGAAACTGAACAGTTTCGATATTGATTATGACCGCAGAACCATTCAGATTTATGCTTCGGAAAGCTTCGCCTACCAGCCCTTTCTGCCGGAAACGGTAGAAACCATCTACAATCAGATGAAAGAACTGCTCCCCGGTCCGGTAAACTATTATCAGATCACCATTTATGCAGATGGAAAGCCCATTGAAGAATTAGTTCCCAACTTGTACAGAAGCAAGAAAAAGGATAAAGAACGAATGGCGCTGAACACCGAATACAAAGGTGCTCCATGGGTGAAAAACACTTCCCGCCCCAATGAGATATCCCGAGGATTGCAGGACCGGCATATTGCCCTCTGGCAAAGTCACGGTAATTATTATAAGAATGACAAAGGCGAATGGGGATGGCAGCGCCCCCGATTATTCTGCACCACAGAAGATATGTTCACTCAATCCTTCATTCTTCCATACGTCATTCCGATGTTGGAAAATGCCGGTGCCATTGTGTATACTCCTCGCGAACGGGACACACAAAAGAATGAAATCATTGTTGACAACGATACTCCGAATGCTTCCCTTTATTTGGAAGTAGGCAGTAAGAAAGCACGCTGGACGACTACTTCCGTGAAAGGATTCGCCCAGAAAAAAGCCATTTACAAAGATGGGGAAAACCCTTTCACTGACGGTACCAGCCGGTATATTCAAACAGAAAAGAAAAAAAAGAAGAATAAGGATCAGGCTTTTGCCGAATGGGTACCTACCCTGCCGGCAACCGGAAAATATGCGGTCTATGTTTCATATCAGACACTACCCAATAGCGTGAGCGATGCCAAATACCTCGTCTTTCATAATGGGGGTGTCACGGAATTTAAGGTCAATCAAAAAATAGGCGGCGGTACTTGGGTATATCTCGGAACTTTTGAGTTTGACAAAGGAAATAATGACTACGGCATGGTTGTACTGAGTAATGAAAGTAGCGAGCATGGCGTAGTGTGTGCAGATGCCGTACGCTTCGGAGGAGGAATGGGTAATATCTCACGCGGAGGAAAAATAAGCGGACTCCCCCGTTATCTGGAAGGAGCACGATATTCATCCCAGTGGGCCGGTATGCCATACGATGTATATGCCGGGCGTAAAGGAGAAAACGATTATACAGACGATATCAATACACGTTCCAATACAATCAACTATCTGTCGGGAGGCTCTGTCTATAATCCGGGACAAACGGGTTTAGGTGTACCTCTGGAAATGACTATGGCACTTCATAGTGACGCTGGATGCAGTAAAGACGATGAAATCATCGGTTCGCTCGGCATCTATACCACCGATTTCAATAATGGCAAACTAAATTCGGGAATGGACAGATATGCTTCACGTGATCTTGCGGATATCCTGCTGACTCAAATTCAGAAAGATATTCGTACGAACTACAATCTACCATGGACACGCCGCAGTATGTGGAACCGGAATTACAGTGAAACACGACTTCCTGCTACTCCTTCCACGATTATCGAATTGCTCTCTCATCAGAACTTTGCAGATATGCAGCTTGGTCATAATCCGAATTTCAAGTTTACCGTAGGACGTGCTATCTACAAAGGTATCCTGCAATTTATAAACAGTCAGCATGGCAAAGACTATGTAGTGCAACCTCTTCCGGTCAGCAACTTCGCTATCCATTTCGGAAAAAAGAAAAACACACTGGAACTTACCTGGAAAGGGGAAGACGATCCGCTGGAACCGACAGCCCGTCCACGGGAATATATGGTATATACACGCATCGGATACGGAGGATTCGACAACGGAACTCTGGTCAGCAAACCCTATTACAGTGTCAAAGTAGAACCGGGACTTGTCTATTCGTTCAAAGTGACAGCCGTAAACCGGGGAGGAGAAAGTTTTCCTTCTGAAATCCTTTCGGCTTATAAGGCAAAACGTGAACGAGAGAGAATCTTGATTATCAATGGATTCGACAGAATCAGCGGTCCGGCTGTCATTAACACACCGGACAAAGCCGGATTTGATCTGGAACAGGATCCGGGAGTGCCTTATTTATCCAATATCTCTTTTTGCGGGGCACAAAGCGGATTCAACCGTTCACAAGCTGGAAAAGAAGGAGAAGGCAGCCTGGGACATAGCGGCAGAGAGCTGGAAGGCATGGAGATAGCAGGAAATACGTTTGATTATCCTTTCATTCATGGGAAAGCCATTCAGGCAGCAGGGAAATACAGCTTTGTCTCGTGCAGCGACGAAGCGGTAGAGAATGGAATCGTCACTTTAGAAGATTACCCGATCGTAGACTATATACTCGGACTTGAAAAGGAAGACCCGATAGCCAAAGCATATTACAAAACATTCTCTTCACCGATGCAAAGACTGATTACAAGCTATTGCCAGTCAGGAGGTCATTTGTTCGTCAGCGGTGCGTATGTGGGAAGTGACATGAGCGGAACACAAGGGAACCGGGAGTTTACAGAGAAAGTTTTGAAATACGGTTATCAGAACAGTCTGACAGACAAAAGTTCCGGTCAAATCAATGGATTAGGACGCAGCATCACGATCCCCCGCCTGCCCAATGAGACCAGTTATGCTGTTACGGCACCGGACTGCATCGTTCCGGTAGCTCCCGCATTTCCAGTATTTACTTATGCACGTGGCAATCAGTCGGCAGGCATTGCTTACAAAGGAGCAGACTATCGCACCTTCGTACTCGGCTTTCCTTTCGAAAGCATTCAGTCGGAAACAGATCGCGCCAGCATTATGGCCGGGATACTAGGTTTCTTTACTCAGAAATAA
- a CDS encoding glucosamine-6-phosphate deaminase: MKTNLSSQITLHRVSPRYYRPENAFEKSVLTRLEKIPTDIYESVEEGANYIACEIAQTIREKQKAGRFCVLALPGGNSPSHVYSELIRMHKEEGLSFRNVIVFNMYEYYPLTADAINSNFNALKEMLLDHVDIDKQNIFTPDGTIAKDTIFEYCRLYEQRIESFGGIDIALLGIGRVGNIAFNEPGSRLNSTTRLILLDNASRNEASKIFGTIENTPISSITMGVSTILGAKKVYLLAWGENKAAMIKECVEGPISDTIPASYLQTHNNAHVAIDLSASMNLTRIQRPWLVTSCEWNDKLIRSAIVWLCQLTGKPILKLTNKDYNENGLSELLALFGSAYNVNIKIFNDLQHTITGWPGGKPNADDTYRPERAKPYPKRVVIFSPHPDDDVISMGGTLRRLVEQKHEVHVAYETSGNIAVGDEEVVRFMHFINGFNQIFNNSEDLVISEKYAEIRKFLKEKKDGDMDSRDILTIKGLIRRGEARTASSYNNIPLDRVHFLDLPFYETGKIQKNPISEADVEIVRNLLREIKPHQIFVAGDLADPHGTHRVCTDAVFAAVDLEKEEGAKWLKDCRIWMYRGAWAEWEIENIEMAVPISPEELRAKRNSILKHQSQMESAPFLGNDERLFWQRSEDRNRGTATLYDQLGLASYEAMEAFVEYIPL, from the coding sequence ATGAAAACAAATCTTAGTTCTCAAATCACTCTCCACAGGGTCTCCCCCAGATACTACAGACCGGAGAATGCATTTGAAAAATCAGTCTTGACAAGACTCGAGAAAATACCTACAGACATTTATGAGTCTGTAGAAGAAGGGGCTAACTACATTGCTTGCGAAATAGCACAAACCATCCGCGAAAAACAGAAAGCAGGACGCTTTTGCGTACTAGCACTCCCCGGAGGTAACTCACCCAGCCATGTCTATTCGGAACTGATCCGCATGCATAAGGAAGAAGGACTGAGCTTCCGTAACGTGATCGTATTTAATATGTATGAATACTATCCGTTGACAGCCGATGCTATCAACAGCAACTTCAATGCTTTAAAAGAAATGTTGCTGGATCATGTCGATATTGACAAACAGAATATATTCACTCCCGATGGAACCATCGCCAAAGATACCATCTTTGAATATTGCCGTCTGTACGAACAGCGCATCGAAAGTTTCGGAGGTATTGACATTGCCCTGCTGGGTATCGGTCGTGTAGGTAATATCGCATTCAACGAACCGGGTTCACGTCTGAACTCTACCACACGTCTGATCTTATTGGACAATGCATCGCGCAACGAAGCATCCAAGATTTTCGGAACAATAGAAAATACTCCGATCAGTTCTATCACAATGGGAGTATCTACCATTCTTGGCGCTAAAAAGGTATATTTGCTGGCATGGGGGGAAAATAAGGCAGCAATGATCAAAGAATGTGTGGAAGGTCCGATTAGTGACACAATTCCTGCATCTTATCTGCAAACTCACAACAATGCTCATGTAGCGATCGACCTTTCGGCTTCCATGAACTTAACACGCATTCAACGTCCGTGGCTGGTAACATCCTGCGAGTGGAATGATAAACTGATCCGCAGCGCTATCGTATGGCTGTGCCAGTTGACAGGCAAACCGATTCTGAAGCTGACCAACAAGGACTACAACGAAAACGGTCTGAGCGAACTTCTGGCATTGTTTGGTTCTGCTTACAATGTAAATATCAAGATTTTCAACGACTTGCAGCATACCATCACCGGATGGCCGGGTGGCAAACCTAATGCTGACGATACTTATCGTCCGGAACGTGCCAAACCGTATCCGAAACGTGTGGTTATCTTCTCTCCGCATCCGGATGACGACGTTATCTCCATGGGTGGAACCCTCCGCCGCCTGGTAGAACAGAAGCATGAGGTACACGTAGCTTACGAAACTTCCGGTAACATTGCCGTAGGTGATGAGGAAGTGGTTCGTTTCATGCATTTCATTAACGGATTCAATCAGATTTTCAATAACAGCGAAGACTTGGTAATCAGCGAGAAATATGCAGAAATACGCAAATTCCTGAAAGAAAAGAAAGACGGTGATATGGACAGCCGTGACATTCTGACTATCAAAGGTTTGATTCGTCGTGGTGAAGCCCGTACCGCTTCTTCATACAATAATATTCCGCTAGATCGGGTACATTTCCTTGACTTGCCGTTCTATGAAACCGGTAAGATTCAGAAAAATCCGATTAGCGAGGCTGACGTAGAGATCGTACGTAACCTGCTTCGTGAAATAAAGCCTCATCAGATTTTCGTAGCCGGTGATTTGGCTGACCCACACGGTACACACCGTGTATGTACGGATGCCGTATTCGCTGCTGTCGATCTTGAAAAAGAAGAAGGAGCCAAATGGTTGAAAGACTGTCGTATCTGGATGTATCGTGGTGCGTGGGCTGAATGGGAAATTGAGAACATCGAAATGGCTGTGCCTATCAGTCCGGAAGAGCTTCGTGCAAAACGTAATTCTATCCTGAAGCATCAGTCGCAGATGGAAAGCGCTCCGTTCTTAGGTAATGACGAACGTCTGTTCTGGCAACGTAGCGAAGACCGTAACCGTGGCACAGCAACGTTGTATGATCAGTTAGGACTGGCATCGTATGAGGCAATGGAGGCATTTGTAGAATACATTCCTCTATAA